In Rutidosis leptorrhynchoides isolate AG116_Rl617_1_P2 unplaced genomic scaffold, CSIRO_AGI_Rlap_v1 contig491, whole genome shotgun sequence, one genomic interval encodes:
- the LOC139884021 gene encoding potassium transporter 7-like, giving the protein MADTDSERGGDRDRNGNGNGTTRVSSMDSIESRWVFQDEDDSEIDDNEDDDDENDSDDGARLDSDDDEEEEEDGNASQRLIRTGPRVDSFDVEALEVPGAHKSDFEDFSLGRKITLAFQTLGVVFGDVGTSPLYTFSVMFSKAPISGNEDILGALSLVLYTLILIPLVKYVFVVLWANDDGEGGTFALYSLICRNAKVSLLPNQLPSDARISSFRLKVPSPELERSLKIKERLENSLTLKKLLLMLVLAGTSMVIADGVVTPAMSVLSAVGGLKVGVAAIEQDQVMMISVAFLVILFSVQKYGTSKVGLAVGPALLVWFGCLAGIGIYNLVKYDSSVFRAFNPIHIYYFFKRNSTKAWSALGGCILCATGSEAMFADLCYFPVRSVQLTFVFLVLPCLLLGYLGQAAYLMENPGAAEQAFFSAIPSDAFWPVLIVANIAALIASRTMTTATFSCIKQSTALGCFPRLKIIHTSRKFMGQIYIPVINWFLLALCLVLVCTISSIDEIGNAYGIAELGVMMMTTILVTIVMLLIWQINIIIVLSFLVIFLGMELTFFSSVLWSIRDGSWIILVFAVVIFLIMYIWNYGSKLKYETEVKQKLSMDLMRELGCNLGTVRAPGIGLLYNELVKGIPAIFGHFLTTLPAIHSMIIFVCIKYVPVPMVPQSERFLFRRVCPKSYHMFRCIARYGYKDVRKENHQAFEQLLIESLEKFIRREAQERSLESDGDGDSDSDDGTTFSRVLVAPNGSVYSLGIPLLSEFQDSPGKNIAEASTSEEVMTMDLRSSDLEHSFERELSFIRKAKESGVVYFLGHGDIRARKDSWFIKKLAINYFYAFLRKNCRRGIANLSVPHSHLMQVGMTYMV; this is encoded by the exons ATGGCTGATACGGATTCGGAGAGAGGAGGAGACCGAGACCGGAACGGGAACGGGAACGGGACGACGAGGGTATCATCGATGGACTCGATTGAGTCGCGTTGGGTGTTTCAAGACGAAGACGATTCGGAGATAGACGATAACGAAGACGACGATGATGAAAACGACTCCGATGATG GCGCTAGATTGGAttctgatgatgatgaggaagaagaagaggatGGGAATGCCTCTCAACGATTGATTAGGACCGGTCCACGTGTCGATTCCTTCGATGTCGAAGCGCTTGAGGTCCCTGGTGCACACAAAAGTGACTTCGAG GATTTCAGTTTGGGACGGAAAATTACTCTTGCTTTCCAGACGCTCGGGGTTGTCTTTGGTGATGTTGGAACAAGCCCGTTGTACACGTTCAGTGTAATGTTTAGCAAGGCACCTATTAGTGGAAATGAAGACATCCTTGGAGCATTGTCACTAGTCTTGTACACGTTAATCTTAATTCCCCTGGTCAAGTACGTGTTTGTCGTTCTTTGGGCCAATGATGACGGTGAAG GTGGTACGTTTGCTTTGTATTCTCTGATTTGTCGGAATGCCAAAGTCAGTCTTCTTCCAAACCAGCTTCCTTCAGATGCTCGTATTTCGAGCTTCAGGCTGAAAGTACCATCCCCTGAACTAGAGAGATCACTCAAAATCAAGGAAAGGCTTGAAAATTCATTGACACTTAAAAAGCTTCTTCTAATGTTAGTGCTAGCTGGTACTTCAATGGTGATTGCTGACGGAGTTGTTACGCCTGCAATGTCAG TTCTGTCAGCTGTAGGTGGTCTAAAGGTTGGAGTCGCAGCAATTGAGCAAG ATCAAGTGATGATGATTTCAGTTGCATTTCTTGTAATTTTGTTCAGTGTACAAAAGTATGGAACAAGTAAAGTGGGACTTGCTGTTGGCCCTGCATTGCTTGTATGGTTTGGTTGTCTTGCGGGCATTGGCATTTACAACCTTGTTAAATATGACTCCAGTGTCTTCAGAGCATTCAATCCGATTCATATCTACTACTTCTTCAAGAGGAACTCAACTAAGGCATGGTCTGCCCTTGGTGGTTGCATTCTTTGTGCGACAG GGTCTGAGGCAATGTTTGCAGATCTTTGCTACTTTCCTGTACGATCAGTTCAG CTTACCTTTGTATTTCTTGTTTTGCCTTGCCTGCTGTTGGGTTATTTGGGTCAAGCTGCATACCTGATGGAGAACCCTGGTGCCGCCGAGCAAGCTTTCTTCTCAGCAATCCCAA GTGATGCTTTCTGGCCGGTGCTCATTGTTGCCAACATTGCTGCATTGATCGCCAGTCGGACAATGACAACTGCAACTTTTTCATGTATAAAGCAATCAACAGCCCTTGGTTGCTTTCCCCGTCTTAAAATCATCCATACGTCTCGAAAATTCATGGGCCAGATATATATCCCTGTCATAAACTGGTTTTTGCTTGCACTCTGCCTGGTACTTGTCTGCACCATCTCAAGCATTGACGAGATCGGAAATGCTTATG GCATTGCAGAGCTTGGGGTGATGATGATGACTACGATTTTGGTGACAATTGTTATGCTTCTCATCTGGCAGATAAACATAATTATTGTACTGAGTTTTCTGGTTATCTTCTTAGGGATGGAATTGACATTTTTCTCTTCTGTTTTATGGAGTATACGTGATGGGAGTTGGATAATACTGGTTTTTGCTGTGGTAATTTTCCTTATAATGTACATCTGGAATTATGGGAGCAAGCTCAAGTATGAGACTGAAGTCAAGCAAAAGCTATCTATGGATCTTATGAGAGAATTGGGTTGCAATCTCGGGACAGTCAGAGCTCCTGGTATTGGCTTACTATACAATGAGCTCGTTAAAGGAATTCCAGCAATTTTCGGTCATTTTCTAACTACCCTCCCAGCTATCCACTCTATGATTATCTTTGTCTGTATAAAGTACGTTCCTGTCCCTATGGTGCCTCAAAGTGAAAGATTCCTTTTTAGGCGTGTTTGCCCTAAAAGCTACCATATGTTCCGTTGTATTGCCAG ATATGGTTACAAGGATGTTCGCAAGGAAAACCACCAGGCATTTGAACAACTGTTAATCGAGAGCCTGGAAAAGTTCATTCGACGTGAAGCGCAAGAACGATCGTTGGAGAGTGATGGGGACGGAGATTCAGATTCAGACGACGGTACAACTTTCTCGAGGGTCCTCGTAGCTCCCAATGGAAGTGTCTACTCCCTTGGAATTCCTCTCCTTTCTGAATTCCAAGACTCGCCGGGCAAGAATATCGCCGAAGCCAGCACGTCAGAGGAGGTAATGACTATGGACTTGAGATCATCCGACTTAGAACATAGTTTCGAAAGGGAATTGTCATTTATACGTAAGGCTAAAGAATCCGGCGTCGTATATTTCCTTGGTCATGGAGATATTAGGGCGAGAAAGGATTCGTGGTTTATAAAGAAGTTAGCGATAAATTACTTCTACGCTTTCTTGAGGAAGAATTGTAGGAGGGGAATTGCGAATCTAAGTGTGCCACACTCTCACCTTATGCAAGTCGGCATGACTTATATGGTTTGA
- the LOC139884019 gene encoding uncharacterized protein, translated as MHHDCTPSIIHRDISSKLDKNYEAHVSDFGTARNFDVDSSNWTGLAGTYGYIAPEQMMMTPWRNPSRLRVSFAHSYVRSYSRSRSDSPPANVVSRHFVREKLTKGFNTLDDALTLFECMISMHPPPYIGQFNKLLGEIARMKHYKSAISLYGRITMSGISPDIFMLSILINCFCRLGRVSSGLAVLAKILKLGVHPTVVTFSTLINGMCLEGKVTEAARLFDDMVKEGHEPNLITFTTMINGLCQEGNIDVAMKLFRETTKRGLEPNVITFNTLINGLCKKGDVSEAITVFDDMLKRGCTPDLITYNTIVNGLCKTGDVEKAIQLLQKMFEGGVEPDVVAYSNVIDGLCKNKQVQEAFDLFDEMKSKGITPTVVTYSSLIDGMCKLGAWDEVKQLWREMVARNIQPSTHSFNIMVDAHCKEGLVSEAKAIVEMMIDQGQWPDTVTFNTLIDGHCLRGQMHEAQKLFRCMDSQGVSPDVRTYNILINGYCKSKMIDEAIKLYDEMSKVRLFPDSVTFNTLLDGLFRARKVAEAKQLFNKMSASGQPPDMVTCGTLLDGLVDNGHLEEAVGLFKLMQDNGLSPGIECFNIIMEGLCKSGQLKAARDMFFSLKSEGLHPDVHSYTILIQGLVKERLLDEACNLFKEMEDAGCCADSCCYNIIIRGCITNDDIVNAMELLREACDKGFSADYATANLIVNLLSDRGLDEKSKQAVHSALGLVKKQ; from the exons ATGCATCATGATTGTACGCCAAGTATAATTCATAGAGACATTTCGTCGAAGTTGGATAAAAACTATGAAGCTCACGTTTCTGATTTTGGGACGGCTAGGAATTTCGATGTTGATTCTTCTAATTGGACCGGTCTTGCAGGAACATATGGATATATCGCTCCAG AGCAGATGATGATGACGCCATGGAGAAATCCTTCTCGCCTTCGTGTCTCGTTTGCTCATTCATATGTAAGATCTTACTCTCGCTCTCGTTCCGATTCTCCTCCTGCAAATGTAGTTAGCCGACATTTTGTTAGGGAAAAGCTCACTAAAGGGTTTAACACTCTTGACGATGCTCTTACTTTGTTTGAATGTATGATTTCTATGCATCCTCCTCCGTACATCGGCCAATTCAATAAACTTTTGGGGGAAATTGCTAGAATGAAACATTATAAGTCTGCTATTTCTCTTTATGGGCGGATTACTATGTCTGGAATTTCACCTGATATTTTCATGTTGAGCATCTTAATTAACTGTTTTTGTCGCCTGGGTCGGGTCAGTTCTGGTTTGGCTGTCTTGGCAAAGATCCTGAAACTTGGGGTTCACCCTACTGTCGTCACCTTCAGTACTTTGATTAATGGAATGTGCTTAGAGGGCAAAGTGACTGAAGCAGCAAGATTGTTTGATGACATGGTCAAGGAAGGTcatgagcccaacttaattactttCACCACAATGATTAATGGTTTGTGTCAAGAAGGAAATATTGACGTGGCTATGAAACTGTTCCGAGAGACAACTAAGAGGGGATTAGAGCCTAATGTTATAACATTCAACACGTTGATAAATGGACTGTGCAAAAAGGGTGATGTATCTGAAGCTATTACAGTGTTCGATGATATGCTCAAGAGGGGTTGCACACCTGATTTAATTACATACAACACAATCGTAAATGGTTTGTGCAAAACAGGCGATGTGGAGAAGGCTATTCAATTGTTACAGAAAATGTTTGAAGGAGGTGTGGAGCCTGATGTAGTGGCATATAGCAATGTTATCGATGGTTTGTGTAAGAATAAGCAAGTGCAGGAAGCATTTGATCTCTTTGATGAAATGAAGAGCAAAGGCATTACACCTACGGTGGTTACGTATAGCTCTTTAATTGATGGAATGTGTAAATTAGGTGCATGGGATGAAGTTAAACAGCTATGGAGGGAGATGGTTGCTCGAAATATACAGCCAAGCACCCATTCATTTAACATAATGGTCGATGCTCATTGTAAAGAAGGGCTTGTTTCAGAGGCCAAGGCAATTGTCGAAATGATGATTGATCAGGGTCAATGGCCCGATACGGTAACTTTTAATACATTGATCGATGGGCATTGCTTACGTGGTCAAATGCACGAAGCCCAAAAGTTGTTCCGCTGTATGGACTCGCAAGGCGTTTCTCCTGACGTTAGAACTTATAACATCTTGATAAATGGGTATTGCAAATCTAAAATGATAGATGAAGCAATAAAACTTTATGACGAAATGTCTAAAGTAAGGTTATTTCCCGATTCTGTCACTTTCAACACTCTTCTTGATGGGTTGTTTCGAGCAAGGAAAGTTGCAGAAGCAAAACAACTTTTCAACAAGATGTCTGCTTCCGGTCAACCTCCAGATATGGTCACTTGTGGGACTTTGTTAGATGGTTTGGTAGACAATGGGCATCTTGAAGAGGCAGTGGGCTTGTTTAAACTAATGCAAGACAATGGTTTATCTCCTGGCATTGAATGCTTTAATATTATCATGGAAGGTTTGTGCAAATCTGGTCAGCTGAAAGCTGCAAGAGATATGTTTTTTAGTCTCAAATCGGAAGGGCTACATCCCGATGTGCATTCATATACTATTTTGATACAAGGGCTAGTTAAGGAAAGACTTTTGGATGAAGCATGCAATTTGTTTAAGGAAATGGAGGATGCTGGCTGCTGTGCGGATAGTTGCTGTTATAACATAATCATCCGAGGATGTATTACAAACGATGATATTGTGAATGCAATGGAACTTCTTCGAGAAGCTTGTGATAAGGGATTTTCTGCAGATTACGCCACAGCAAATTTGATAGTGAATCTGTTATCTGATCGTGGTTTAGATGAAAAGAGCAAACAAGCAG TCCATTCTGCGTTGGGTCTGGTGAAGAAGCAATAG